One stretch of Bombus affinis isolate iyBomAffi1 chromosome 4, iyBomAffi1.2, whole genome shotgun sequence DNA includes these proteins:
- the LOC126915290 gene encoding EARP-interacting protein homolog: MENDNPVIYGLEFQTRALSAQTAETDIVRFLVGTQSLKFNNNQVHLVELNEETGSLKTQIFHHPVGEIWSLQASPTEPNIFITCYNALNDDGSCQMKGALWKLPELKEYTNNIESLKNLADIDTTPYGTDLKTIAYHPMDSTKAVSVVDNKFILWDLAENGPQVTTSGTLASKGQPRFTNGKWNPHNGCNQFVTLNENNVRGWDFRNPAEATWTILSAHSQIIRDLDFNVNRQYILSTCGDDGYMKFWDIRSPTEPILSRMEHSHWVWSVRINRFHDQLVLTSSSDSRVILCSIASISSEPFGHIVTPEDDSTQNDYNCKKNKLEDGVVGRYEEHEDSVYAVEWSSADPWTFASLSYDGRLVLNKVPRKYKYQILL; this comes from the exons atggaaaatgATAATCCTGTAATATATGGCCTTGAATTCCAA ACAAGAGCATTGTCGGCTCAAACAGCAGAAACGGATATTGTCAGATTTTTAGTTGGAACACAATCATTGAAATTTAATAACAATCAAGTTCATTTAGTAGAACTTAATGAAGAAACAGGCAGCTTAAAGACTCAAATATTTCATCATCCTGTTGGAGAAATTTGGTCCTTACAAGCTTCTCCTACGGAGCCCAATATATTTATTACTTGTTATAATGCTTTAAATG ATGATGGTTCTTGTCAAATGAAAGGAGCTCTTTGGAAATTGCCAGAACTAAAAGAATATACAAATAATATTGAAAGTCTTAAAAACTTAGCAGACATTGATACTACACCATATGGTACAGACCTTAAAACCATTGCTTATCATCCTATGGATTCAACAAAAGCTGTTTCAGTTGtagataataaatttatattgtgGGATCTAGCTGAGAATGGCCCAcag GTTACTACTTCTGGCACTTTAGCTAGTAAAGGTCAACCACGTTTTACAAATGGAAAGTGGAATCCTCATAATGGTTGCAATCAATTTGTTACACTGAATGAAAATAATGTACGTGGTTGGGACTTTAGAAATCCTGCTGAAGCAACCTGGACGATTTTATCTGCTCATTCTCAAATAATTag AGATTTAGATTTTAACGTGAATCGTCAGTATATTTTATCAACATGTGGAGATGATGGATATATGAAATTTTGGGATATTCGGTCACCCACAGAACCTATATTGTCCCGTATGGAACATTCACATTGGGTGTGGAGTGTTCGAATCAACCGTTTTCACGATCAATTAGTTTTAACTTCAAGTAGTGATTCAAGAGTAATATTATGCAGTATTGCATCAATATCTTCAGAACCTTTTGGACATATAGTAACTCCTGAAGATGATAGTACACAAAATGATTACAATTGCAAGAAAAACAA GCTTGAAGATGGGGTTGTTGGTAGATATGAAGAACATGAAGATAGTGTTTATGCAGTTGAATGGTCATCTGCTGACCCTTGGACATTTGCATCATTGAGTTATGATGGTAGATTAGTTCTTAATAAAGTCCccagaaaatataaatatcaaatacTTCTTTAA
- the LOC126915297 gene encoding RNA-binding protein pno1 translates to MSIDKAQIKNNSETNEFTKPKERRKRHADESRMEVEPISGTEEKAKSHVTSKRAKIMQDGEQRKISVPAHRYTPLKENWMKIFTPIVEHLQLQIRFNLKTRNIELRTAPETPDIANLQKGADFVKAFICGFDVEDALALLRLDGLFVETFEIQDVKPLKGDHLSRAIGRLAGKGGRTKFTIENVTKTRIVLADSKIHILGSFQNIQLARRAICNLILGSPPSKVYGQLRNVASRVSDRL, encoded by the exons atgagtATAGATAAAGCACAAATAAAGAATAATTCAGAAACAAATGAATTCACTAAAccgaaagagagaagaaagcgACATGCGGATGAAAGTCGTATGGAA GTCGAACCAATTAGTGGTACAGAAGAAAAAGCGAAGTCGCATGTAACCTCAAAAAGGGCTAAAATTATGCAAGACGGTGAACAAAGAAAg ataTCTGTACCTGCTCATAGGTATACTCCGTTAAAAGAAAATTGGATGAAAATATTTACACCCATTGTTGAACATTTACAATTACAAATAAGATTTAATTTGAAAACCCGAAATATAGAATTACGGACAGCTCCAGAAACTCCTGATATTGCTAATTTACAAAAAGGAGCTGATTTTGTAAAAGCATTTATTTGTGGTTTTGATGTGGAAGATGCTTTGGCTTTGTTACGTTTAGATGgtttatttgtagaaacatttgaAATTCAAGATGTAAAGCCTTTGAAAGGTGACCATCTTTCTAGAGCAATTGGGAGATTAGCTGGAAAGGGTGGAAGAACAAAGTTTACAATAGAAAATGTAACAAAGACTAGAATTGTATTAGCAGATAGTAAAATTCATATACTTGGTTCTTTTCAAAATATACAATTAGCAAGAAGGGCTATATGTAATTTAATCTTGGGTAGTCCACCATCAAAGGTTTATGGACAACTCAGAAATGTAGCAAGTAGAGTTTCAGATcggttataa